The genomic interval CCATCATCGAACACATACATCATGACTTCACAGAGCCCCCAATATCAACACTTTGTCCCTCAGTTCCTCCTTCGTAACTTCTCTCACCCCTACAAGCCAGATGGACCAACCAAAGGCCGCAAATTCCAAAAGGGGATGTTCCCAAAAGACAAAGTCGTTCGGCACGTTGATTTCGCGGTTGATCCGCCTGTTATTTGTGAGAGTCCCGTCAACCGGATCTTGGGACTGGTCAACATGTACGACAACCCGAACAAGCCAACCGCTTTGCAACGAGAAGTCGAGATCCTGTTCTCCAAACTTGAGCATCAAGCTAGCCAGATCTTCCGCAAGATCAGCAAGGCTTTCGAGCAGAAAAGTACCGTGGTTTCAATGTCACGAGCTGAACGCGATCTCATGCGCaagttcctcttcctcctcatgtACCGGAACAGAGGGTTTCATACCCGCTTCAACCATGCCACGCACGACGGGTACAACGAGGATGATAAGGAGCTTGTGCGCGAGTACATGCGCAAGAACAATATCATCACGCCACTGGATGTGTGGCTCGACGGGATCAAGACCATCATCGAGCTCCCTATGGACCCGGGAAAGAAGTGGctgggggtgttgatgggcAAGATGTACCCTCAAGACGCCATGTGGTTCTGGTTACACGTTGAGTTCTCCTACATGGCTATTCTCACCCCTGCAGAGGATGGCGACGAGTTTATTCTGACCGACAACGCGTATGCGATATTCGAAGGCCCCAATACTTCTGCGCTGGACGCGGAGACGCAGGAAGTCATTGATACTGAATATCTTCCCCTTCATACATTTGCACCTATTTCACCCAAGCTCTTGATCGTGCTCCGAGCCGACATATTTCCCGATCCCCTGGAAGACGCTGATGAGCGTGTTAGGGAGGCGCGGAAACTTATGCGATTAGCATGTCGTGCCCCTTTGGAATCCCCAGGCTCGGAGAAGGTTCGCTCATTGCTGGCGGACCTTCCCATCTCAAAAGCTCGAAACAACTACACGGTGATCGTTGATAACCGACTTGAGCTCAAAGCCGGGCAGCCTCCTAAAAGACGTCAAACAGACAGATTCGACTTCACCATCTTCCCTGTCAAACAAAACCACGTCAACATGATCAACGGGATTCTTTTGGACAGTTGTGCCCCTTGTACAAGCATCGTGTTTGAGTCTCGTGACGCCTTTGCCCGCACACTCGAGTGGTATCTCACTGCACCTTGCAGCATGGGCAAAGTGTTGGGTGGGAAACACAAGGAGATCCGCCGCCGGGCTTTGTTAAAGTTGGAGGCCATCTCCCGAGCCTTGGGTTCGCAAAAGGAAACCAAGTGGGAAGATGTAGAAGAAGTTGTGATGGACAATATCGAGCAGTGGCGAGCAGAGAACCTTGACAAGCAACGAAATCTTGTACGGCTCATGAACGCAGATCTTGACGGTCTATACGAAGGAGTTCACAGGCAGGCAAACAAATATGGAAGGCCATTCAACTCGAAGTCTTATGGCCCATACTTTCTCCTTGGTAAGTCTTCCATGTCTACGTTGCATTGGTCGACGCTCACGGTGTCTAACAAACTATCTCATACACAGGTGGCTCACGGTACACAGCAGAGGAGGACTTTGCACAGGCTGACTTGATACGAAGATTCAGAATCAAGATTGACCTCTGGTCTAAAGGGATGGTTGATGAAGTTATTCGGCAGAGAAACGGGGACTTGATCGAGACTGCCTACCTTCGGCTCCCGCCACGACGTGTTTGGATGCTCATCAAGCTGATCAGACTGATGTTCCTTGCCGATCCGGATAAGCCGGTAGACCTAAAGCTAGCAAAAAGCGAATTCGAGGGTCCAGAGGATACGATTGCACGGGGTATGTCCCGATGGGAGTTAAACTTTGATGACAGTCAAGGCTCACCGACCATAGTCCACCATCTTGTCACACCCGAAGTCCTAAACGACCTTCTCTGGAGGACTCACATCAACGACATGTATTCGAGACGGAATCATGGCGTTGACATTTGGGCCAGGCAGAACGGCGGCTGGGATCTTGCAGCGTGGGAGATGCCGTTTTTGCATCACATACGGGGTGCGTAGAGTTGCACTCAATTCAATGACTGAGGAAATTATAACTGACAATGTCATAGGAAGCATTAGAAACTGCGGTTAGGCCACTCTAACTATCAATAATGTGGCAATACTGACTCTAGCGTGCCAGGTATACCTGCAATCGAGAAGTTCGGACTGGAAGTTCCCGGATCTCCAACCCCCGCTTGCACCATTGACACTTTTAGGGACATGAGACCGACGGATATACGCAAGACAATTGTCGAGCTCAATGTGAGGAAGCTAGCAGAGTTGGAATTTGACTCTCTTTTCGATAACCAGGTGGAAGGTCACGATCTGTTGATGGAGTTCAAAAGGCTGTTCTTCCAGCTGTCAtacccaaccccaccataCACGTGGTTATTGAAAATGGCAGTTCGAGCTGGAGTGTTGTGAAGAAAATGGTAAACATTAAGCAGTCGTTCTTGCTTTTCATAAATCATTACAACAGTCTACCGATCCATCACTTCATAATATCCCAAGCCGTAACCCCcgtcttgacctcctcaccgcTTTTCCTTCTGACCATACTctcatcttccccctccttggccttctcggTATCagtcagcttcttcttccgcttCAGCTCAGCCCAAACGGAGACGCCAATCCAGATGGCGCCAATAACACCTGCCACAGCGGCGTACACAGTCTTTTTCTGGTTCGTGGCTTGAGATAGATGCAGACCCAAGCCACCggtgatgatgccgatgatgatgctgcccCGGCCGTTGGCCAGGTGGAGCTGGGACCAGATCTGGCGCTTTTGCACCTTGCGGAACTTGAGATGGTGCACCACGCCGAGGACGGGCTGGATGAGGAACAGaacgaggaggacaagaccgAGAATAGGGTGGTAGTTTGTTGATGTATTCGACAGCTATCTCTTATTAGCATAGGGTGaaaagaggggaaaaggggggaacATACCAAAGACCCAGAAGGAATCCTGATCATGTTGACGAGGTAAATCCCCAGCGCAGCACCGCTAATGTAAATGATGGTGGCCAACACCTGGAAAATGACATGCACCCAGAACCCCCACTTCCCCGGCAACACCCGGAGAAGGATCGACCCAATGGGGAAAAgaaccaccatcgccagcgAGGCGAGGATCCCGTGGATGGTGCGGTAGTTCATCGCTTGTTGCGTGTCGAACGGGGCGCgggagttgttgttgccattgCGGTAGCGGTAGCGGTAGCCGCCTGCGTTGCCGGTGCCAAAGTAGGCGTTTGTTGATGACGCCGAGTTGGAGTTGaagttggagttggagttggagttggagttggagttggagtCGGAGTTGTGGCTgccggaagaggaggatgtgccgtcgttgtcgttgttgctaGGGTAGTACCCACTTCCGAAgccggtgctgctgccgccgccgccgaaggAGGACCCACTTCTACCGCTgccggaagaggaggacccACTTCtaccgccgctgctgctgccacggGCTGCCTCCACGGCGAAAGCTAAGCACGCGACGAGGAGAGCGATTTGGAGCAGGcggagggtgaagaaggtgagggacTTCATTTTGAGATCAGCACTCACTCtacaccaaaaagaaaagtatgTACAACGAAGGTGGTAAAGAGGTGAGGATTATGATAACCATGGGCGTGCCATGGCTTTTTAATTAAATCATATTTTGACAAGCTGCCGCAGGCACCCAACGTGGTACCAAAAAGGTCCATCAGCAGCACTGCCTGACGGGACCTAGACCGCATTGTGGCATGCCGGCCGCGGGGATGGGAACAGGGGTCTCAGGGGCCTCctgggtgaggtggtgggtgcGCATTGCGGCgcgggtttggtggtgctgtttaGTtcggcggggttggggtgatAGTTCCGGGCGCTAATTGTTTGTAGGTAGTGGGAAGAGAATAGCCGAGGTGTCACTGGGGATGGCATGTAGAAATTGCAAACTGGAAGCTGGAGATATTTGTTGATCGCAAGCTGGAGTTTTGGAGATTCTGGTCTGGGACTTTTGATGGGATTTTGAACGAGTTTGGTAAGGTAGGCAGCTGGTAATGCGATGTTCAAGATGCGACGGGCGCTAAGACTTGAGTCCGAAAGCTTAACGTCCATTTGCTCTGGTCCCCGGGCGCTCCTGACAGGGGCTTAGTATCACTGGGGGAAAGGGCAAGAGGAGGGTATAAAACAGTCGGTTTATTGTGGCTTCAGATCCTTGTGATGGCACCTGTGAAAATCATCAGTTTGTATTTTGGCTGGTCTCGATATGTAAGGATCTTTTATTCGGCGCTAAGTATTTCAAGGAAAAATGGAAATGAAAGAGGATGTGATGGATGTTGGCTCCCTCCCACTAACAATTCTTTCACCACTGTATcgtgagaaaaaaagagcaaGCTAGTGCTTGACTCTTGGCAGGCGTTTCTTTGGCCTTTGCTGTCCCAGCAGTTTGTATGCCAACATTTCATTG from Podospora pseudoanserina strain CBS 124.78 chromosome 6, whole genome shotgun sequence carries:
- a CDS encoding hypothetical protein (EggNog:ENOG503NX74; COG:S); protein product: MTSQSPQYQHFVPQFLLRNFSHPYKPDGPTKGRKFQKGMFPKDKVVRHVDFAVDPPVICESPVNRILGLVNMYDNPNKPTALQREVEILFSKLEHQASQIFRKISKAFEQKSTVVSMSRAERDLMRKFLFLLMYRNRGFHTRFNHATHDGYNEDDKELVREYMRKNNIITPLDVWLDGIKTIIELPMDPGKKWLGVLMGKMYPQDAMWFWLHVEFSYMAILTPAEDGDEFILTDNAYAIFEGPNTSALDAETQEVIDTEYLPLHTFAPISPKLLIVLRADIFPDPLEDADERVREARKLMRLACRAPLESPGSEKVRSLLADLPISKARNNYTVIVDNRLELKAGQPPKRRQTDRFDFTIFPVKQNHVNMINGILLDSCAPCTSIVFESRDAFARTLEWYLTAPCSMGKVLGGKHKEIRRRALLKLEAISRALGSQKETKWEDVEEVVMDNIEQWRAENLDKQRNLVRLMNADLDGLYEGVHRQANKYGRPFNSKSYGPYFLLGGSRYTAEEDFAQADLIRRFRIKIDLWSKGMVDEVIRQRNGDLIETAYLRLPPRRVWMLIKLIRLMFLADPDKPVDLKLAKSEFEGPEDTIARVHHLVTPEVLNDLLWRTHINDMYSRRNHGVDIWARQNGGWDLAAWEMPFLHHIRGSIRNCGIPAIEKFGLEVPGSPTPACTIDTFRDMRPTDIRKTIVELNVRKLAELEFDSLFDNQVEGHDLLMEFKRLFFQLSYPTPPYTWLLKMAVRAGVL
- a CDS encoding hypothetical protein (EggNog:ENOG503P424; COG:P), whose product is MKSLTFFTLRLLQIALLVACLAFAVEAARGSSSGGRSGSSSSGSGRSGSSFGGGGSSTGFGSGYYPSNNDNDGTSSSSGSHNSNSNFNSNSASSTNAYFGTGNAGGYRYRYRNGNNNSRAPFDTQQAMNYRTIHGILASLAMVVLFPIGSILLRVLPGKWGFWVHVIFQVLATIIYISGAALGIYLVNMIRIPSGSLLSNTSTNYHPILGLVLLVLFLIQPVLGVVHHLKFRKVQKRQIWSQLHLANGRGSIIIGIITGGLGLHLSQATNQKKTVYAAVAGVIGAIWIGVSVWAELKRKKKLTDTEKAKEGEDESMVRRKSGEEVKTGVTAWDIMK